In one window of Miscanthus floridulus cultivar M001 chromosome 12, ASM1932011v1, whole genome shotgun sequence DNA:
- the LOC136497566 gene encoding uncharacterized protein isoform X1, translating into MGEQENNKIGGGGGGGGNNAMAVDEAASAKGKSVGAADPRLQGISDAIRVVPHFPKPGIMFNDITELLLRPGVFKDAVDMFVERYRGMGIAAVAGVQCRRAQLGGQVEDHLLAYVRACGRVRWFMAGMGATAMVSRQCPGRWVVSGRAAPRRPVPGGRRGFLFASVRWSSGIPRIQCQDRRACRRLLIGRGRSIELSSRRDLMSSDCASGTCLVCAGAGTGGVVVVVAAGAVVGRRRDPDRTAAVVHMRCRLGRRDVVALSL; encoded by the exons ATGGGGGAGCAGGAGAACAACaagatcggcggcggcggcggcggcggcggcaacaacGCCATGGCGGTGGACGAGGCGGCCTCGGCGAAGGGCAAGAGCGTTGGCGCCGCGGACCCGCGCCTGCAGGGCATTTCCGACGCCATCCGCGTCGTCCCCCACTTTCCCAAGCCAG GGATCATGTTCAACGACATCACGGAGCTGCTGCTGCGGCCGGGCGTGTTCAAGGACGCCGTGGACATGTTCGTCGAGCGCTACCGCGGCATGGGCATCGCCGCCGTCGCAG GGGTCCAATGCCGCCGAGCTCAGCTGGGAGGGCAGGTCGAGGACCATCTGCTCGCTTACGTGCGGGCCTGCGGGCGTGTGCGTTGGTTTATGGCCGGCATGGGGGCCACGGCAATGGTCTCGCGTCAGTGCCCTGGCCGCTGGGTCGTGTCCGGCCGCGCTGCGCCACGGCGTCCCGTCCCTGGGGGCCGCCGGGGTTTTTTGTTTGCCTCGGTTCGGTGGTCCAGCGGAATCCCGCGCATTCAATGCCAGGATCGGAGGGCATGTCGACGGCTGCTGATTGGGCGGGGTCGGTCGATCGAGCTCAGCTCTCGGCGCGATCTCATGAGTAGCGACTGTGCGAGTGGGACGTGCCTCGTGTGTGCCGGGGCGGGGACCggcggggtggtggtggtggtggcggcgggcgccGTGGTGGGGCGCCGCCGCGATCCTGATCGAACGGCTGCGGTCGTGCACATGCGGTGTCGGCTCGGACGCCGAGATGTGGTCGCGCTTTCCTTGTAA
- the LOC136497566 gene encoding adenine phosphoribosyltransferase 2-like isoform X2 codes for MGEQENNKIGGGGGGGGNNAMAVDEAASAKGKSVGAADPRLQGISDAIRVVPHFPKPGIMFNDITELLLRPGVFKDAVDMFVERYRGMGIAAVAGIEARGFIFGPAIALAIGAKFIPLRKPKKLPGEVFSESYVLEYGMDCLEMHVGAIEPGEHVVVVDDLVATGGTLSAAIRLLERAGANVVECACLIGLPKFKDFYKLNGKPVYILVESRK; via the exons ATGGGGGAGCAGGAGAACAACaagatcggcggcggcggcggcggcggcggcaacaacGCCATGGCGGTGGACGAGGCGGCCTCGGCGAAGGGCAAGAGCGTTGGCGCCGCGGACCCGCGCCTGCAGGGCATTTCCGACGCCATCCGCGTCGTCCCCCACTTTCCCAAGCCAG GGATCATGTTCAACGACATCACGGAGCTGCTGCTGCGGCCGGGCGTGTTCAAGGACGCCGTGGACATGTTCGTCGAGCGCTACCGCGGCATGGGCATCGCCGCCGTCGCAG GGATTGAAGCCAGAGGATTCATCTTTGGCCCAGCCATTGCGCTAGCCATTGGAGCAAAGTTCATACCACTACGTAAACCTAAGAAGCTTCCAG GTGAGGTATTTTCTGAAAGTTATGTACTTGAGTATGGGATGGATTGTTTGGAGATGCATGTTGGAGCTATTGAACCCGGGGAGCATGTAGTGGTTGTTGATGATTTGGTTGCAACTGGTGGAACTCTTTCTGCTGCAATAAGACTTCTTG AGCGCGCAGGAGCTAACGTGGTTGAGTGTGCATGCCTCATTGGGCTTCCCAAGTTTAAG GATTTCTACAAGCTCAACGGTAAACCAGTTTACATCCTGGTGGAGTCCCGCAAATAG